In the Brassica napus cultivar Da-Ae chromosome A7, Da-Ae, whole genome shotgun sequence genome, one interval contains:
- the LOC106357125 gene encoding uncharacterized protein LOC106357125, translating into MFKGEALFFLNQTVTNETLKKKKQILVRKKTRQDTVFEICDPHIGKMEDTISNPSMMEPLLFPVDDPMSLLLSQTTDNNNSLFGFVRGPRYGEYASLRESKLRLKREYAMILKEEEERFFGGEKNKKLNQTREEYEIRVSPEKKTRFGFKYNPNSRRLSSSSSCSLAQSVPDFSAMIRKENRRPANSNLLPRRTDLTPPPSKSRNGAVFGSASSARGSMSAGDKKKRMGMSRKSYANVEDLKKVSMAADSGINGGGGGGRKSIGGGGRTILGYRQIY; encoded by the coding sequence TACGAACGAaacactcaaaaaaaaaaagcaaatcctcgtgaggaagaagacaagacaaGACACCGTGTTCGAGATTTGTGATCCCCACATCGGTAAAATGGAGGATACGATTTCAAACCCAAGCATGATGGAACCTCTGTTATTCCCCGTCGATGATCCAATGTCTCTCCTACTTTCTCAGACCACCGATAACAACAACAGTCTCTTCGGGTTCGTGAGAGGTCCCAGATACGGTGAATACGCAAGCCTACGAGAATCGAAGCTTCGATTAAAGCGAGAGTACGCGATGATACtaaaggaagaggaagagaggtTCTTCGGCGgcgagaagaacaagaagctgaATCAAACGAGAGAAGAATACGAAATTCGGGTTTCTCCGGAGAAGAAGACGAGATTCGGGTTCAAATACAACCCTAATTCGCGGAGACTGTCTTCGTCCTCGTCGTGCTCGTTGGCTCAGTCTGTTCCTGACTTCTCCGCCATGATCCGTAAGGAAAATCGCCGCCCGGCTAACTCGAATTTGCTTCCGCGGAGAACGGATCTCACTCCTCCGCCGTCTAAGAGCAGAAACGGCGCCGTTTTCGGATCGGCTTCTTCCGCTAGAGGAAGCATGAGTGCTGGAGATAAGAAGAAGAGGATGGGGATGTCGCGTAAGAGCTACGCTAATGTCGAAGATCTGAAGAAAGTATCCATGGCCGCAGATTCTGGCATTAATGGCGGCGGTGGAGGAGGGAGGAAATCAATTGGAGGTGGTGGTCGGACTATTCTAGGTTACAGACAAATCTACTGA
- the LOC106353913 gene encoding uncharacterized protein LOC106353913 has translation MTGELTETVDKTATCSAITEKRPNRLGGCVGVFFQLFDWNRRFAKRKLFSRKSLLPGKQGSKRFGRDEKMLKSKLNLIDDENRGSFPNRGEVMELKKHDMRPPSLVARLMGLDSLPSNHRDKGNKKKKPLYQIHDKKDKCGLFEEEEDSGCDKSRPQKMPRTTAGVCDRRGVMVKKFGSEALQIKNVLTRVRKQHQKLASPHVRSPRLHNRRNSRLIDAATRILEPGRRNVKHAIAYPSSSGVRRFENVGKEPVEFVASCKACGSFVDVRGSSQIAEEEFGKNKACVAESTPFERSKRNVFWRNQEPSMSAASGKGREFTDPMEKKAIHPARFPSVAQSHTFQSKRGCSSSPVNSINCKEKDFVAMNRASTSRNHHHSKARFENSDLNVQRKSYTRVEESSNRSGFSTPGRKRRLACVSGQVQGSSSMSPVSRPFDGESTCSNGSPRRNYSQRCRETKGVPSQMGERNPRTTLDAGTVGLIQQKLKEFASQEEDEAIIGSAFPNKQASLILHELLSSIAHQQPYAETACPRKGKTEMIGNANSDYTSPGSVLDASFSNESCFSNSFDTISVPGQMRLPLEPTEPDWDVLENSAALFKNSTTSGNYQAISSLISHVSNLLRCLSNTGLISTHQRLTNAREVILHTELSLGTTTTTTQDNYLIGPELFDELMIYAARSDNLVNLTGITGGFLVDAMIEHLEERNTSCGLKPSSSADASVLIRGVLEEVPKWAALARIDMDKIIDIEMENWMDLETHSLGVGSEIAYEILRCLVGELAIDLF, from the exons ATGACGGGAGAGTTAACGGAGACGGTGGACAAAACGGCGACGTGCTCGGCCATAACAGAGAAACGGCCAAATAGACTAGGCGGTTGCGTGGGTGTTTTCTTCCAGCTCTTCGACTGGAACCGACGTTTTGCTAAAAGGAAGCTCTTTTCTCGCAAATCACTTCTCCCTG GGAAACAaggttcaaagaggtttggtaGGGATGAGAAAATGCTCAAATCTAAGCTTAATCTG ATTGATGATGAGAACAGAGGAAGTTTCCCAAATAGAGGTGAAGTTATGGAGCTTAAGAAGCATGATATGAGACCTCCTAGTTTGGTAGCACGCTTGATGGGACTTGACTCATTACCATCTAACCACAGAGACAAAggcaacaagaagaagaaaccattgTATCAGATTCACGACAAAAAGGATAAATGCGGTTTGtttgaagaggaggaagatAGTGGTTGTGATAAGTCAAGGCCACAGAAGATGCCGAGAACAACAGCAGGTGTGTGTGATAGGCGTGGTGTTATGGTGAAGAAGTTTGGATCAGAAGCATTGCAGATTAAGAACGTTTTGACCCGTGTTAGGAAACAGCATCAGAAACTGGCTTCTCCTCATGTTAGAAGCCCCAGGCTTCATAATAGACGTAACTCTAGGCTGATTGATGCTGCTACTAGGATTCTGGAACCCGGAAGGAGAAATGTGAAACACGCTATTGCTTATCCAAGCTCTTCAGGGGTTAGAAGGTTCGAAAATGTAGGGAAAGAGCCGGTTGAATTTGTTGCTTCTTGTAAAGCTTGTGGTAGCTTTGTTGATGTTCGTGGTTCTAGTCAGATAGCTGAAGAAGAATTTGGAAAGAACAAGGCGTGTGTTGCTGAATCAACGCCTTTTGAACGGAGTAAAAGAAATGTGTTTTGGAGAAATCAAGAACCATCTATGTCTGCAGCCTCTGGTAAAGGTAGAGAGTTCACAGATCCAATGGAGAAGAAGGCTATACATCCTGCAAGGTTTCCTTCGGTAGCTCAATCTCACACCTTTCAGAGCAAAAGAGGTTGTTCTTCGTCACCTGTAAATTCAATCAACTGTAAAGAGAAGGACTTTGTTGCCATGAATAGAGCTTCAACTAGCAGGAATCATCATCACTCCAAGGCTAGATTTGAGAACTCTGATTTGAATGTACAGAGAAAATCTTACACTAGAGTTGAGGAATCTTCTAATAGATCAGGGTTTAGCACTCCAGGAAGGAAGAGAAGGTTAGCTTGTGTAAGTGGTCAAGTACAAGGAAGTAGCTCTATGAGTCCAGTGTCAAGACCATTTGATGGTGAAAGCACTTGTAGTAATGGTTCCCCTCGTAGAAACTATAGCCAACGCTGTAGAGAAACCAAAGGTGTTCCAAGTCAGATGGGTGAACGTAACCCAAGAACAACACTTGATGCTGGTACTGTGGGTTTGATTCAGCAAAAGCTTAAAGAGTTTGCTtcacaagaagaagatgaagccaTAATAGGAAGTGCATTTCCCAATAAACAAGCATCCTTGATTCTCCATGAGTTGCTATCTTCAATAGCACACCAGCAGCCTTATGCAGAAACAGCTTGTCCG AGGAAAGGCAAAACAGAGATGATAGGAAATGCAAACAGTGATTACACAAGCCCTGGTTCTGTACTGGATGCATCTTTCTCTAACGAGAGTTGTTTCTCAAATAGCTTCGACACTATCTCAG TTCCAGGACAGATGAGGCTGCCTCTAGAGCCTACAGAACCAGACTGGGACGTTCTTGAAAACTCTGCAGCTTTGTTCAAGAACTCAACAACTAGTGGCAACTATCAAGCGATCTCCAGTCTTATCAGCCACGTCTCTAACCTCCTGAGGTGTTTAAGCAACACAGGTCTCATATCAACACACCAGAGACTCACCAACGCAAGAGAAGTCATACTCCACACCGAACTCTCACTTggtactactactactactacacaAGACAACTACCTCATCGGACCAGAACTCTTCGACGAACTCATGATATACGCTGCTCGTTCCGATAACCTGGTCAATCTCACCGGAATAACCGGAGGGTTCCTTGTTGATGCCATGATCGAACACTTGGAAGAAAGAAACACTTCCTGCGGATTAAAGCCTTCATCAAGTGCTGATGCTTCCGTGCTGATTCGCGGTGTTCTCGAGGAAGTTCCAAAGTGGGCAGCATTGGCTCGGATTGATATGGATAAAATCATCGATATTGAGATGGAGAACTGGATGGATCTTGAAACTCATTCGTTAGGAGTTGGTTCAGAGATAGCTTATGAGATCCTTAGGTGTTTAGTCGGAGAGTTAGCAATTGATCTCTTTTAG